GCGCAGGAGTTATGAGAAAGGTTGGGAACCGAAGATATAAGATGTAAAAAGGGGCTGAGTAGAAAATACTCAACCCTTTTTTTATGTTTATGAACTACTCATAAAATGAAACAAATAAAAAAGCCGCGACAGCATCTGTATCGCGGCTTTCCTCCTATAAAACGCTCTCCTACCATATTACCCGTAATTCTGATCTCCTGTTCTCTCTTTGCTGTTCCTCTGTACAAGGTGCAGCTTCGCTACAAGGATTTATGAGGTGCTGCTCTCCCATATTCTTATAAAATAGCCGTTTAGGCGAGATGCCCTTTTTTACGAGGTAATCGATCACAGCATAACAACGCAGTGCAGAAAGATCTACGTTATACTGATCTGTACCACGGCTATCTGTAAATGAATGTACCATTAACTTCCAGTCTGGATGTTGTTGTAAGGTGCCTGCTACTTCATCAAGTATTTTACGGGATTCACTTAATAGTTCAGCACTGTTGAAATCGTAGAGGAATTTGTGTTTTTCGATGTTTCGTTTTATTTCCAACTCATCCGCAGTATGCGTTACTTTGGAAGGTATGGTTGCAGCCGTGTTATTACCTGTTGCAGAAGGATTGCCCGCTGCAACATTTTTATCCACGGCAGTGCCCCGGATACCATTAGTAAACCAGCCGGAATATGCCGGATCCATAAAATGGTATACATCATCAGAACCTGCACCACCTGCACGGTTGGATGCAAAATAACCTTCGTAACCATTTAGCCCGAGGATAAAGCTCATATCATCTGCCCCGGAATTAAAGGGTGGCTGAAGGTTGAATGGCATAGTCCATTCTGCTTTATTGCCGGTTACCCGAAAAATGTCGTAGCCGCCCATGCCGGGATGACCTTTACTGGAAAAGTACAGCGTACCTTCTGCATTAAAGGAGGGAAAAGTTTCAGCAGCTACTGTATTTATACGGGGGCCACAGTTTACCGGCTTGCCCCAGTTACTGTCTGCCAGTTTTTCACTATACCAGATGTCCGTCTGCCCATAACCTCCCGGCCTGTCGGACACAAAGTAAAGCAAATCTCCAGCACTGTTCAATACAGGATGGCTGGAAGAGAAGCCGTCCATATTAAGGCCGGCCAATATTTCAAGGGGTGTCCATTTATTATCTTTCTTTACAGAGCGGTATAATGTAAGCAGGCGCCTGCCGTTCAGAGGTCCGCGTTTCTGAATGATTTCAGGCCTTTCCTGTTCATTCACGGTCACATACAGCGTGTCTTCCGTTTTATTAAAACAGGCCGGCCCGATGTGATAATCATATTTTCCCAGGATCTTCGGTAACATATCTTCGAGGTACATATTGGAATTAGTACCCTGGTATTGCTGGTACACATATGCTTTATAATAAGGCTGAAAGGTACGTTTATCAGAAGCAGGATTGGCTCCTCCTCCATCCCCCTGTATCATCTTACGGTAACCATTACCTGTAATGAGCAAGCCCTGCTGCATCATGCCGCTGATCCATTCGGAATAAGGTGTGTTCAGTTCTTTCAGCCCTTTAAGATGATCTGTATTCACTTTGTGCGATTGCCATAATACGGCACTGTCACATCCTTGCAGCGCAACCGCTTTAAAAACAAGACTATCGGGCTGTGCAGATTCGAAGAGGTTATATTGTTTGCGGGCGGAATCATATTGTTCCATGTTCCGCAATACTTCTCCATAAGCAAAATAAGCGCCTGAAGCATGATCGGGCCGCCTGATCACTTCTGCATACCAGCCTGCAGCCTGGTAGAAATTGCCTGTTTCACGATGGCAAACTGCCAGTTTCATCATCAGGTCTGTAGGCGTACGACTGCCCTTATTTTTCGCTATCCTGTTAAAAAGGCTTCCGGCCAATGCATATTCCTGCCTGGCATAAGCTTCCTCCGCCAGGCGGAGTTCACTTTTCTGTTCCTGTGCGGAAAGCTGCTGGCTGAACAAGACGAGCCATGCAAGAAAAAGAAAGTAATACTGCTTCAAGGTCAGAAGGTTTAAGTTTAGAAATAGCGCGGATTGGTAAGTGAATATTTTTTAGAAGGGAAAAGTAATCCGATTGAGATCTCATGTGATCCACCCTGTGTGCCGGCCATTTTATTCACATTAAGATCGTAGGCATATCCGATCCGCAGTTTTTCATTCACATAATACTCAAGCATAATACTGGCTGCGTTGGCAGGAGTAAGATCCCTGGAAAGGTTCTCTTTGTTCCAGAGTTTCATATTCGTACGATAAGAACCACCGATCCATATCTTTTCATCGATGAGCAGGAAGGCATTAAGATCCACACTGGTGGGACCTTTGAAATCTTCCTTGATCATAAGGGAAGGCTTCAGGATCAGGTTGGGAGACAATGTCAAAGCAGTGCCTGTGGTGAGGTACATGTGCTGCGTTTTACGGATCGCCGCGTAATTGTTCCCTTTCCAGGAATAGCGGGTAGCATCGCTGTACAGCGAAAAAAGGTCCATCACAGATACGCCGGCATAAAACCTTGAGCTGTAATAATAAACGCCAAAGCGTGCATCCGGCACCCATGTGCTGGTTTTGCCGGTGGGAATTGCCTGGTCGTCATTATCCACATACTGCAACGCAGCGCCGTCAATAGCATATTGCGATACGCCGGCTCCTATGCCCAGGCATAAACGCCTTGTGTCTTCATCATCCAGCGGAATGCGGTATGCATAGGAAGCGTACAATGACAATGACTCCTGAGGCCCCAGCCTGTCAAACATTGCCTGTAACCCAATGCCCACTTTACTTTCAGGCGCATTGGTCAACCCATCAATAGAAATGCCTCCTGTACGGGGAGCACCGGGAAACCCTGCCCATTGATGCCGGTAGATGGAATTGAGGTACCAATCCTGCTTGTAACCTGCATATGCGGGATTCACTGCCAGCCCGTTAAATACATACTGGCTGAACTGTATGTTCTGCTGCGCTTTGCCGGATATGATGGCTGCCGTTAACAACAGAAGGGTCAAGTAAATGGTTTTTCTACACTGCATAACCGCTTTTTTAAGCTGATGCCGGACACTGTACAAAAGATACAGCGTCCGGTGATCCGCGTCTGTTTTTATCTCAGTATTTCTATCCACCCTTTATAGGCACTTGTGCCTTCGGGGCGTTTCACTTCCAGGATATAGTAATAGGTTCCTTCGTTCAAACCTGAACCATTCCAGTCGTTCCGGTAATCCTTGTTTTGGTATACCATGCCGCCCCAGCGGTTATAGATATAGATCTTCGATCCCGGGTATTTTTCCAGGCCTGCGATGATGAACCGTTCGTTCTTGCCATCGCCGTTCGGCGTGAATACATTCGGGAAATTCAGGTCTTTCACTTCTATCGGTATGCTGGTAGATGGTGCGCCTGCCTGTGGCGAAGGATGCGGCTGGTCAGGGTTAGCCGGATCTGCAGGCAGTGTTGGCTGCGGTCCGTTCCCATTGTCTACCATCGCGGTATTCTCAATGCTGGTGATACCCGTCAGGCTGCTGGCCATAGCTACTGTTACAGTAAAGCTCACGGTTTCTGTTGCGCCTACGGCTACAGCAGGGATCGTCCAGGAAAGATCATTACCATTCCTTATGCCATTATTGTTGATGCTTTCGAATACGGTACCATTTGGCAGTACGTCTTTTACCTGGATATTGGTCACTGCTATACTGCCCGTATTACGTACATGCATGGTGTAAGTGATCCTGCTGCCGGAGCGTACGGAACCATTGCTGCCAACCGCTGTGTAAGCTGCGCTCTTCCAGCTGATGGTTACCGGGCCGCCGCCATCCACCGGTATTTGCGTGGAAGGTTTGGACGGATCAGGGTTCGGCATTGGATTACCAGGGTTTGCAGGATCTTCCGGGCGGGTAGGTTTCATACCGCCACCGCCATCAGTTTGTGCCGTGTTGGTGATATTAGTGATACCGGTAAGATCTGTAGCTACCTGCGCAACAAAACTTACGCTCTGTGTAGCTCCGATCTGAATTGCAGGAATGGTCCAGCTAAGGTTCCTGTTCGTTTGTACACCACCGTTAGCAATGCTTACGAAGTTGGTACCTGCCGGCACAACGTCTGCCACTTTCACATTGGAGAGGGTAACATTACCATTGTTCCGCACATGGATCGTATAGGTGATCTGGTTGCCCGGGCGTACCGCACCATTGCTGCCGGTACCAGTATAACTCACCGTTTTCCAGCTGATGGAACCATCTCCGCCATTGTCTACCGGTATGCTGGTAGAAGGTGTATTCGGACCCGGATTCGGATGCGGATTGCCCGGGTTGTTCGGATCTTCCGGAACTGTGTTCTCAGGTCCGGTACCCTTGCCGTCATCCACCTGTGCAGTATTGGTGATAGCAGATGCGCCTGTCAGATCATTGGCTACTTTTACCCTAAAGCTGCGGGTGACAGTAGTGCCCACCGCTACTTCAGGAATAGTCCAGGTGAGGCGGCGGCCTGCTGGGGTGATATTTTCATCCGCATTTACAAAGTCTGTATAAAGCGGCACATTATCAGTTATCACTACCTGGTCCAGTTTTACATTACCGGTATTACGCACATGAATAGTGTAGGTAATTTGATCACCTGCTTTCACACTGCCACTTGCACCGGTGCCGGTATAACCTACACTCTTCCATTTTACAGAACCTTTGAAATCATTATCCGCAATGGTCACTGTTGCGCCGGTAGTTGTGGCCGGCGTAAAGCTGCCCAGTGTAGCCGTGCTTCCATTCACGATGGATACTGTTACCGTTCTGCTGCCATCTACAAGGATATCATCGATCACTTTCACCGGTACACTTACCTCATTACTGCCTGCCGGTATGATCACAGTAGCTGAAAGCGTTTCGTAATCACTACCTGCCAATGCGTTTCCGCTAACAGCCAGGTTCAGGGTAATGTCTTCAGCAGCCGTAATGTTCAGCGGCAGCCTGATGGTATATGCTCCGTTTACAGGCCCCGTTTCGTGTGCATTGGCAACTGATGCAGTAATACTCACTGTGCGGTTAGCTGCAGTGTTGTCATTATCCGCAATATTCACAGTTGCGGCAGCTGTTGCACCAGATGTAAAGTTGATACCTGCGCCATTCACAGTGGCTGTGCCGTTTGTGATCGTTACTATTACTGTGCGGTTACCGTCTATGATACTGTTATTGATCACATCTACCGGTATAGTCACCGCGTTTGAATTGGCAGGTATAGTTACCGTACCACTGAGTTGCACATAATCCATAGTGATTGCACCGGCATCTGCACCTGGTTTAGCTGTGCCACCTATGCTATAGGTTACTGTCACTGGCACAGCCGCAGTTACACCCTGTGGCAGGCTGATGGTGAACTCTCCGTCTCTGGCAGGTTCTGCAGCATCCGGGATGCTGGCGGTGATGGCCAGCACCTGGTTAGCTGCTGTGGCATCATTATCCGTGATCAAAACAGTAGCCGTATTAGCAGTTCCGGCAGTGAAGGCGCCTGCTTCAGATGAAGAAGCATTCGGATCGATGGTGAGCAACACTGTTTCATCGTTTTCAATGATCCTGTCGTCTTTCACTTTCACTTCGACGATCACACT
This DNA window, taken from Chitinophaga niabensis, encodes the following:
- a CDS encoding OmpA family protein, whose amino-acid sequence is MKQYYFLFLAWLVLFSQQLSAQEQKSELRLAEEAYARQEYALAGSLFNRIAKNKGSRTPTDLMMKLAVCHRETGNFYQAAGWYAEVIRRPDHASGAYFAYGEVLRNMEQYDSARKQYNLFESAQPDSLVFKAVALQGCDSAVLWQSHKVNTDHLKGLKELNTPYSEWISGMMQQGLLITGNGYRKMIQGDGGGANPASDKRTFQPYYKAYVYQQYQGTNSNMYLEDMLPKILGKYDYHIGPACFNKTEDTLYVTVNEQERPEIIQKRGPLNGRRLLTLYRSVKKDNKWTPLEILAGLNMDGFSSSHPVLNSAGDLLYFVSDRPGGYGQTDIWYSEKLADSNWGKPVNCGPRINTVAAETFPSFNAEGTLYFSSKGHPGMGGYDIFRVTGNKAEWTMPFNLQPPFNSGADDMSFILGLNGYEGYFASNRAGGAGSDDVYHFMDPAYSGWFTNGIRGTAVDKNVAAGNPSATGNNTAATIPSKVTHTADELEIKRNIEKHKFLYDFNSAELLSESRKILDEVAGTLQQHPDWKLMVHSFTDSRGTDQYNVDLSALRCYAVIDYLVKKGISPKRLFYKNMGEQHLINPCSEAAPCTEEQQRENRRSELRVIW
- a CDS encoding PorP/SprF family type IX secretion system membrane protein — encoded protein: MTLLLLTAAIISGKAQQNIQFSQYVFNGLAVNPAYAGYKQDWYLNSIYRHQWAGFPGAPRTGGISIDGLTNAPESKVGIGLQAMFDRLGPQESLSLYASYAYRIPLDDEDTRRLCLGIGAGVSQYAIDGAALQYVDNDDQAIPTGKTSTWVPDARFGVYYYSSRFYAGVSVMDLFSLYSDATRYSWKGNNYAAIRKTQHMYLTTGTALTLSPNLILKPSLMIKEDFKGPTSVDLNAFLLIDEKIWIGGSYRTNMKLWNKENLSRDLTPANAASIMLEYYVNEKLRIGYAYDLNVNKMAGTQGGSHEISIGLLFPSKKYSLTNPRYF